Part of the Fusobacterium sp. DD2 genome, CTCCTCTTACTGAACTTACTGTATACTCTATAATTTCAATACCTGTGTGAGTCCATCTTTGAAGATTTATAATTGGCATACCAGGGTTGATAGAGAGAATATCTGCTACCTTTTCATCTGCAATTCCAACTGAAAATCTTTCTATTGCTTTTGTAAAAGAAAGTCCATATCTACTTTGTAGAATATCATACAAAGGGCTGATACGCAAATCTTTTTTTGTTAAATCAGAAAATCTTTTATATGGAAGATATGTCTTTTCATACATGACTTTCTCATTATCTGCAAGTCTAAGTCTTACCAATTCAAAGACCTTCTCTTTTTTGGTTATATTTAATTCCTTTGAAATTTTATCATCAGATTCAATTATTTTAAATGATAGAATTTTAGATTCTGGAGTTTTTCCCTGTTTTTTCATCTCTTCAGTAAAACTATAAAACTTAAGAAGTTTCTGTTTTAATCTTCTTGAAGAAACAAAAGTCCCACTACCTTGTACCTTATAAAGATATCCTTTTTTTTCAAGATAGTTGATAGCCTGTCTTACAGTAGCTCTGCTAAGTTTATATTTTTCACAGTACTCTCTTTCAGCAGGTAATCTATCATTTTCTTTTAATCCTTTGATTTCTATTTCATTTATTATAATATCTGCCAACTGACAATAAAGAGGAATTCTTTCTTTACCTAATACCATTTGGATCCCTCCATTAGAATTTATTCTTATATTAATAGTATCACCTTTAATATCATTTGACAATACAATTTTATTATAAAGGGGGCATGCGCCCCCTTTAAAAAGATTTATATTTCATAGATGATTCTGTATAACCAGTTTTCTAATGGGTCTTTAATTTTTACCATTTCAGCATGAAGTTCTTCTAACATTTCTCTTTTTATCTTAGCATATTTTTCATCGTAGAAAAGATTATGTAATTCTCCAGGATCGTTTTTAAGATCATATAGTTCTCCAACGTCAGTGGCGTTAAATACTAATTTATAATCATTTCTTCTCCACATTCTTTGTTCGAAAGCTACAAAGTGACCTGCTAATTGTCCAAGAACTCCTTTTCTATTATTTCTTTTTCCCTCTCTAAGGATAGGTAAAAGTGATTCTCCATCAAAGAAGTCAGGAGCTTTCTTTCCAGCAACTTCATTACAAGTTGGTGTTAAGTCGTGAAGATATACAAAGTTGTCATCCTCTACACCTTTTCTATTAGCTAATGGGTCTTTTATAATCATAGGAATTCTGTAAGTAGTGTCAAACATGAATTCACCTTTTTCTATCATCTTATGAGCTCCCATAGCATCTCCATGGTCAGCTGTGATAGCTAGGAATAAGTCATCATATAATCCTTCTTCTTTTAAGAATTTTACAAACTCTCCAATAGCATCATCTATAAGAGTGATATAACCCCAGAATTTACATATAATCTCTTTCCATCTTTCTTCAGTAGCTTCCCATACTCCCCACATTTTTGCAATATCTTTATAGTGAAGAGGTTTTCCATCCATAGGATTGTAGAAGCTTTCATCCAGTACAACATCTTCAGGTTTGTACATAGAGTAGTATGGTTCAGGAACTACACATGGAGTATGAGGACCCCAGAAGTTCATCCATACAAAGAAAGGTTTATTTTCTTTTTTAGCTTCAAGGATAGCTTTTTTAGCTTCATCTACTACGAAGAATGGTAGAGTAGATTCTCTTGTTCCACTTAAGAATCCACATAATTCTTGTACTCTTAAGTGAGGGTTTTCTCCAAAGTATGCATTAGTTACTTCAGGAATTTCAAATCCTTTTTCTTTTAACCAATCTACATATCTTGGTTCTTGAGTAGGTCCTTGAGCAAATACCATATTTTTATAAACTCCGCTTCCAGGATATCCATAACCATCAAAGTTATGTCCTCTGAATCCGAAGTCTCTAGGTAAAACTGTTTTTCCAACGTGCCATTTTCCAATTAGATAATTTACATAATCTCCCATTTCAGAGATGATATTTGGATTATCTAATTTAGGGTCTCCCTGTCCACCTTTTTCACTATTTCTCATAAGTTCATGGTTACTAGGCATTTGTCCAGTAAATAGTGAAGTTCTTGCAGGACCGCATACAGAAGCAGGAGTAAAAGCATTAGTAAACTTTATTCCATCAGCTGCAATAGCGTCCATATTAGGTGTTTTTACTATTTTATGCCCATAAGTTCCGAGCATATCCAATCTTACTTGGTCAAGTAAGATGTAAGCTATATTACGCATAGAAATTCTCCTTTAAATAACTTAATTATTCTTCAGTTTCAGTAGTAACTTTTTTTGCCTTTTGTTTATCATACATTGTTAAGATAATTAATGCAACTACAATGATTATAGCATAAACAATTGTTATACCCATTATACCATGTCCAC contains:
- a CDS encoding sulfatase-like hydrolase/transferase, which translates into the protein MRNIAYILLDQVRLDMLGTYGHKIVKTPNMDAIAADGIKFTNAFTPASVCGPARTSLFTGQMPSNHELMRNSEKGGQGDPKLDNPNIISEMGDYVNYLIGKWHVGKTVLPRDFGFRGHNFDGYGYPGSGVYKNMVFAQGPTQEPRYVDWLKEKGFEIPEVTNAYFGENPHLRVQELCGFLSGTRESTLPFFVVDEAKKAILEAKKENKPFFVWMNFWGPHTPCVVPEPYYSMYKPEDVVLDESFYNPMDGKPLHYKDIAKMWGVWEATEERWKEIICKFWGYITLIDDAIGEFVKFLKEEGLYDDLFLAITADHGDAMGAHKMIEKGEFMFDTTYRIPMIIKDPLANRKGVEDDNFVYLHDLTPTCNEVAGKKAPDFFDGESLLPILREGKRNNRKGVLGQLAGHFVAFEQRMWRRNDYKLVFNATDVGELYDLKNDPGELHNLFYDEKYAKIKREMLEELHAEMVKIKDPLENWLYRIIYEI
- a CDS encoding GntR family transcriptional regulator, whose protein sequence is MVLGKERIPLYCQLADIIINEIEIKGLKENDRLPAEREYCEKYKLSRATVRQAINYLEKKGYLYKVQGSGTFVSSRRLKQKLLKFYSFTEEMKKQGKTPESKILSFKIIESDDKISKELNITKKEKVFELVRLRLADNEKVMYEKTYLPYKRFSDLTKKDLRISPLYDILQSRYGLSFTKAIERFSVGIADEKVADILSINPGMPIINLQRWTHTGIEIIEYTVSSVRGDKFEFEVELNKEQNSRL